The genomic region TTGTGTTGCTGCCAGGAAAGTGGAGCTCAAGGACCAGACGAAGCCGACGCCGCTGATCCTGGACGAGCAGGGCCGCACGGTGGACGCCAGCGGCAAGGAGATCGAGCTCACCCACCGCATGCCCACGCTCAAGGCCAACATCCGGGCGGTCAAGAGGGAGCAGTTCAAGCAGCAGCTCAAGGAGAAGCCTTCCGAGGAGCTGGAAGCCAACACGTACTTCGATCCGCGCCTCTCCAGCGCCCCAGCCCAGCGGCAGAAACGCACCTTCAAATTCcatgaaaaaggcaaatttgAGAAAATAGCCCAGAGGTTGCGAACCAAGGTAGTGGAAATGGGCTtggagaagagggagggaggggatggggagacCGTGGAGCAGCGGCAGTGCCCAACGGGGCTCCGGAATAGGGGCTTTGGGAAGGAGCTGCATGCGTCCGTTTCCCTGCGCTCAGGCTCAACTGGAAAAGCTGCAAGCGGAGATCTCCCAAGCGGCCAGGAAAACCGGGATCCACACGTCCACCAAGCTGGCTCTCATCACCCCCAAGAAGGAGCTGAAGGAAGGCGAGATCCCGGAGATCGAGTGGTGGGATTCCTACATCATCCCCAACGGCCTCGACCTGTGAGTGGCTTTGCCAGAGGTTGGGATCAGGCTCCATGGGGTGATGTGGATCTTGGCTGGGGCCTGATGGggttggggctcttcagccgTGTCCTCCTGGGTTCCTGCTGAATGGATTTTGGCCCAGAATTCctagaatcctggaatggtttgggttggaagggagcttaaagctcctccagctccaatccctgtgcgagcagggacaccttccattggagcagcttgctccaagctgcTGGGTCTcaaccctgtgccagggccGGGGTTGTGCCGAGCAGTATTCCCTGTGTTTCCTATGGGAACATGGGAACTGGCAGCTGTGGGAGCTCTGCGCTGACCCCCAGCCCGTTCCCATATAGGAAAGGCGGAACGTCTTCCAAGAGGGACGAGTACTTTGGGATCACAAACCTCGTGGAACACCCGGCCCAGCTCAACCCACCAGGTACCCCCCGCTGGCACTGACCAGGACgctgcctcagcaccctcatagggaagagcttcctaaCATCCCATCTCCCAGTGGtccaagccattccctttgtcctgcccctgcatcccaaagcccctctccagctctcctgcagcccctttaagcactggagctgccctaCGGGCTCTTTAAGGAGCTTTCTCCCAGCTGacccagcctggctcctatgggagctgctccaacagctccacaccCCTCTGCTGCATCCCCCCCTTGCGCTATTCCCGGTTTTCCTTTGAAGATTCCCATTGTCCATCCCTCGTTCCTGCCCGCAGTGGACAGCGACACCCCTGTGACTTTAGGGGTTTATTTAACCAAGAAGGAGCAGAAGAAGCTGCGGCGCCAGACCCGCAGGGAGGCccagaaggagctgcaggagaaggTCAGGCTGGGCCTGATGCCACCTCCGGAGCCCAAAGGTGAGGCCGTGGGGGCCATGAAAGCCTCATCCCAAAGGCCCAGGATCCTTTGGCATCTCCATTCCCATTTCCTTTCCAGTCCGGATCTCCAACTTGATGCGAGTTTTGGGCACGGAAGCTGTCCAGGATCCAACCAAAGTGGAAGCACACGTCCGAGCTCAGATGGCAAAGAGGCAGAAGTAGGTGGAAGAGTGGGGTCTGGGGGGCTCCTTTTGGGAGGCATTTGGGAAGTGATGGAGGAAAGATGGGGTTTGAGCCCACTGGGCTGCTGGAGGGAGGGATCCCTCTTCCCATGAGGCTCATCCCTGTTATTCCTGAGCATTCCAGGGATAAGGAATTGGGGATGCATTTGGGAAGTGATGGACGGAAGATGGGGTTGGTTTGAGCTCATTGAGGCTGGTAGAGGCATTCCTCTTGCCATGAGCCTCATCCCTGTTGCTCCTGAGGCTTCCAAGCAGGATGAATGGGGGATGCTTTGGGAAGTATGAGctcactggggctgctggagggaTCCCTTTTGCCACGAGGCTCATCCCTGTTCCTGAGCCTTCCAGGGAGCAGGAattggggatgctctgggatgcaggGGGGGCAGtgcctgctgcatccctgtgtgtgtgcagggcaCACGAGGAGGCCAACGCTGCCCGGAAGCTGACGGCCGAGCAGCGGAAAGCCAAGAAGGTGAAGAAGCTGAAGGAGGACGTGTCCCAAGGGGTTCACATAGCAGTGTACAGGTGAGGCCGAGCCTCCATCCCTAAGGAATGTGCTGCCGGAGCAGCGCATCCCCCTTGGAAACCCAAGCGCTGAACCCATGGCTCCAGCTTGGGAGCATTCCCACTGGGCCAAGCTGAGCTCAACGGCCTGAAAGATGGAGACCAGGATGGGCTTTTGGGATGCAGCTCTTCCCGCTGGGATCAGCAGGGCCTCATCCTGCCCCTTCCCAACAACACAGGGTCCGGAACTTGAGCAACCCAGCCAAGAAGTTCAAGATCGAGGCCAACGCAGGGCAGCTCTACCTGAGCGGGGTTGTGGTGCTGCACAAGGACGTCAacgtggtggtggtggagggaGGTGAGGCCTCCGGCACACGGCGGCATTCCCAAGGGAAAGCCGGTTGGGGCTGGGAAGTGCCTTGGGTCCCATCCCGGTGCCTTCCCGCAGGTCCCAAAGCACAGAAGAAGTTCAAGCGGCTCATGCTGCACCGGATCAAATGGGATGAGCAGACGGCAGCCACCAAGGGTGAGGGTGAGTGGGGGGGGTATCCCCCCTCCCCGTTCTTCTCTTTTTGGGGTGAAATTCATGGGGTTTGGCTgcttttggggttggttttcaGATGAGGAGGAGTCCGACGAGGAGGCAGTGAAGAAGACGAACAAATGCTCGCTGGTGTGGGAGGTGAGGTGGGATTCCCTCTGGAGCGGTATTCCAAGGCTTGGGAatggaggcagagctgctggggccggggggtgggaagggatgaGCTTGAGGATGGCGGCCATCCCAAACTCCTGTCCCAAACAATGTCCAGCCCAAGCTCCCATCCCAAACAGTTGGGATCATGGAATTCCCCATGTTCCCATCACCAACAACTCCGCAGCCCCTCCCCACCTCAGGTCTCATCCcgctccctttccccctcccagtttcccccttttcccatgGGATCTGTCCCTCTTCCCATGGGATCCACCCCTTTTCCCATGGGATCCATCCCTTTTCCCATGGGATCCATCCCTTTGCCTATGAGATCTGTCCCTTTTCCTATAGGA from Melopsittacus undulatus isolate bMelUnd1 chromosome 20, bMelUnd1.mat.Z, whole genome shotgun sequence harbors:
- the PRPF3 gene encoding U4/U6 small nuclear ribonucleoprotein Prp3 isoform X3, which gives rise to MALSKRELDELKPWVEKTVKRVLGFSEPTVVTAALNCVGKGMDKKKAADHLKPFLDDSTLRFVDKLFEAVEEGRSSRHSKANSDRNRKRELKDVFGDDSEVSKESSGVKKRRIPRFEEVEDEPEVIPGPPSESPGMLTKLQIKQMMEAATRQIEERKKQLSFISPPAPQPKLSSSSQSERLPIGNTIQPSQAATFMNDAIEKARKAAELQARIQAQLALKPGLIGNANMVGLANLHAMGIAPPKVELKDQTKPTPLILDEQGRTVDASGKEIELTHRMPTLKANIRAVKREQFKQQLKEKPSEELEANTYFDPRLSSAPAQRQKRTFKFHEKGKFEKIAQRLRTKAQLEKLQAEISQAARKTGIHTSTKLALITPKKELKEGEIPEIEWWDSYIIPNGLDLKGGTSSKRDEYFGITNLVEHPAQLNPPVDSDTPVTLGVYLTKKEQKKLRRQTRREAQKELQEKVRLGLMPPPEPKVRISNLMRVLGTEAVQDPTKVEAHVRAQMAKRQKAHEEANAARKLTAEQRKAKKVKKLKEDVSQGVHIAVYRVRNLSNPAKKFKIEANAGQLYLSGVVVLHKDVNVVVVEGGPKAQKKFKRLMLHRIKWDEQTAATKGEDEEESDEEAVKKTNKCSLVWEGTAKDRSFGEMKFKQCPTENMAREHFKKHGAEHYWDLALSESVLEGTD
- the PRPF3 gene encoding U4/U6 small nuclear ribonucleoprotein Prp3 isoform X1; this encodes MALSKRELDELKPWVEKTVKRVLGFSEPTVVTAALNCVGKGMDKKKAADHLKPFLDDSTLRFVDKLFEAVEEGRSSRHSKANSDRNRKRELKDVFGDDSEVSKESSGVKKRRIPRFEEVEDEPEVIPGPPSESPGMLTKLQIKQMMEAATRQIEERKKQLSFISPPAPQPKLSSSSQSERLPIGNTIQPSQAATFMNDAIEKARKAAELQARIQAQLALKPGLIGNANMVGLANLHAMGIAPPKVELKDQTKPTPLILDEQGRTVDASGKEIELTHRMPTLKANIRAVKREQFKQQLKEKPSEELEANTYFDPRLSSAPAQRQKRTFKFHEKGKFEKIAQRLRTKAQLEKLQAEISQAARKTGIHTSTKLALITPKKELKEGEIPEIEWWDSYIIPNGLDLKGGTSSKRDEYFGITNLVEHPAQLNPPVDSDTPVTLGVYLTKKEQKKLRRQTRREAQKELQEKVRLGLMPPPEPKVRISNLMRVLGTEAVQDPTKVEAHVRAQMAKRQKAHEEANAARKLTAEQRKAKKVKKLKEDVSQGVHIAVYRVRNLSNPAKKFKIEANAGQLYLSGVVVLHKDVNVVVVEGGPKAQKKFKRLMLHRIKWDEQTAATKGEDEEESDEEAVKKTNKCSLVWEVRWDSLWSGIPRLGNGGRAAGAGGWEGMSLRMAAIPNSCPKQCPAQAPIPNSWDHGIPHVPITNNSAAPPHLRSHPAPFPPPSFPLFPWDLSLFPWDPPLFPWDPSLFPWDPSLCL
- the PRPF3 gene encoding U4/U6 small nuclear ribonucleoprotein Prp3 isoform X4, with translation MALSKRELDELKPWVEKTVKRVLGFSEPTVVTAALNCVGKGMDKKKAADHLKPFLDDSTLRFVDKLFEAVEEGRSSRHSKANSDRNRKRELKDVFGDDSEVSKESSGVKKRRIPRFEEVEDEPEVIPGPPSESPGMLTKLQIKQMMEAATRQIEERKKQLSFISPPAPQPKLSSSSQSERLPIGNTIQPSQAATFMNDAIEKARKAAELQARIQAQLALKPGLIGNANMVGLANLHAMGIAPPKVELKDQTKPTPLILDEQGRTVDASGKEIELTHRMPTLKANIRAVKREQFKQQLKEKPSEELEANTYFDPRLSSAPAQRQKRTFKFHEKGKFEKIAQRLRTKAQLEKLQAEISQAARKTGIHTSTKLALITPKKELKEGEIPEIEWWDSYIIPNGLDLKGGTSSKRDEYFGITNLVEHPAQLNPPVDSDTPVTLGVYLTKKEQKKLRRQTRREAQKELQEKVRLGLMPPPEPKVRISNLMRVLGTEAVQDPTKVEAHVRAQMAKRQKAHEEANAARKLTAEQRKAKKVKKLKEDVSQGVHIAVYRVRNLSNPAKKFKIEANAGQLYLSGVVVLHKDVNVVVVEGGPKAQKKFKRLMLHRIKWDEQTAATKDEEESDEEAVKKTNKCSLVWEGTAKDRSFGEMKFKQCPTENMAREHFKKHGAEHYWDLALSESVLEGTD
- the PRPF3 gene encoding U4/U6 small nuclear ribonucleoprotein Prp3 isoform X2; protein product: MALSKRELDELKPWVEKTVKRVLGFSEPTVVTAALNCVGKGMDKKKAADHLKPFLDDSTLRFVDKLFEAVEEGRSSRHSKANSDRNRKRELKDVFGDDSEVSKESSGVKKRRIPRFEEVEDEPEVIPGPPSESPGMLTKLQIKQMMEAATRQIEERKKQLSFISPPAPQPKLSSSSQSERLPIGNTIQPSQAATFMNDAIEKARKAAELQARIQAQLALKPGLIGNANMVGLANLHAMGIAPPKVELKDQTKPTPLILDEQGRTVDASGKEIELTHRMPTLKANIRAVKREQFKQQLKEKPSEELEANTYFDPRLSSAPAQRQKRTFKFHEKGKFEKIAQRLRTKAQLEKLQAEISQAARKTGIHTSTKLALITPKKELKEGEIPEIEWWDSYIIPNGLDLKGGTSSKRDEYFGITNLVEHPAQLNPPVDSDTPVTLGVYLTKKEQKKLRRQTRREAQKELQEKVRLGLMPPPEPKVRISNLMRVLGTEAVQDPTKVEAHVRAQMAKRQKAHEEANAARKLTAEQRKAKKVKKLKEDVSQGVHIAVYRVRNLSNPAKKFKIEANAGQLYLSGVVVLHKDVNVVVVEGGPKAQKKFKRLMLHRIKWDEQTAATKDEEESDEEAVKKTNKCSLVWEVRWDSLWSGIPRLGNGGRAAGAGGWEGMSLRMAAIPNSCPKQCPAQAPIPNSWDHGIPHVPITNNSAAPPHLRSHPAPFPPPSFPLFPWDLSLFPWDPPLFPWDPSLFPWDPSLCL